One segment of Candidatus Zixiibacteriota bacterium DNA contains the following:
- a CDS encoding 2-oxoacid:acceptor oxidoreductase subunit alpha: MAEVRLLQGNEAVVEGALIGGLTFFAGYPITPSTEVAEGLARRLPKVGGKFIQMEDEIASMAAIIGASCAGAKTMTATSGPGFSLMQENLGYAYIAEVPCVVVNVQRGGPSTGLPTKVSQADTMQARWGTHGDYVAIAVAPQSVEETIRLTVRAMNLAEDYRTPVILLLDEVLGHMREKVVMPDPGAIKIIDRVKPTVPANWYKPFEITPSFKSPMAAFGEGYRFHVTGLTHNEEGFPISDPKRTFDKLNKLHNKIMRYVDEICEIETDGMADAHVAVVAYGSVARAAKQAVMMARHRRMKVGQVRPITIWPTNEKKYHEIFGSKSLEVIIVAELNQGQYVTEIERVAPKHVKVVSLARFDSELITPDQILEKIKEVR; the protein is encoded by the coding sequence ATGGCTGAAGTTAGATTGCTGCAAGGCAACGAAGCCGTCGTCGAAGGCGCTTTGATCGGAGGGCTGACCTTTTTCGCCGGCTACCCGATCACGCCGTCAACCGAAGTCGCCGAAGGACTCGCGCGCCGGTTGCCCAAAGTCGGCGGGAAATTTATCCAAATGGAGGACGAAATCGCCTCCATGGCCGCGATCATCGGCGCCTCCTGCGCCGGCGCCAAAACCATGACGGCCACCTCGGGCCCGGGATTCTCCCTCATGCAGGAAAATCTCGGCTATGCGTACATCGCCGAGGTGCCCTGCGTCGTCGTCAACGTCCAGCGCGGCGGCCCCTCCACCGGTCTGCCCACCAAGGTCTCGCAGGCCGACACGATGCAGGCCCGCTGGGGCACCCATGGCGACTACGTTGCGATTGCCGTTGCGCCGCAGTCGGTCGAGGAGACCATCCGCCTCACCGTTCGCGCCATGAACCTGGCTGAGGACTACCGCACGCCGGTGATTTTGCTGCTCGATGAAGTCCTCGGGCACATGCGCGAGAAGGTCGTCATGCCGGACCCGGGCGCGATCAAAATCATCGACCGCGTCAAACCGACCGTCCCGGCCAACTGGTATAAACCATTTGAGATCACCCCGAGCTTCAAGTCGCCCATGGCTGCTTTCGGAGAAGGCTACCGCTTCCACGTCACGGGCCTGACGCACAACGAAGAGGGATTTCCGATCTCCGATCCCAAGCGCACTTTCGATAAGCTGAACAAGCTGCACAACAAGATCATGCGCTATGTTGACGAAATCTGCGAAATTGAAACCGACGGCATGGCCGATGCCCACGTCGCCGTCGTTGCCTACGGTAGCGTCGCTCGTGCTGCCAAGCAAGCGGTAATGATGGCGCGCCATCGGCGCATGAAAGTCGGGCAGGTGCGGCCGATTACCATCTGGCCCACCAATGAGAAGAAGTACCACGAGATCTTTGGCTCCAAGAGCCTCGAGGTGATCATCGTTGCGGAACTCAACCAGGGTCAGTACGTGACCGAAATCGAGCGCGTCGCTCCCAAGCACGTTAAGGTCGTCAGCCTGGCGCGGTTCGACTCCGAATTGATTACTCCCGACCAGATCCTTGAAAAGATCAAGGAGGTGAGGTAA
- the ndk gene encoding nucleoside-diphosphate kinase, whose protein sequence is MKQRTLMMIKPDAVERRLAGKILERVEASGFKIIALKMVHLTPERAREFYKVHEGKPFLDELVAFMCSSPIVAAALERDNAVAAFRELIGATDPAKAACGTIRQNFAIDVGKNSVHGSDSPENAEIEIHFHFGKV, encoded by the coding sequence GTGAAACAACGTACTTTGATGATGATCAAACCGGATGCCGTCGAACGCCGCCTCGCGGGCAAAATCCTCGAACGCGTCGAGGCCTCCGGCTTCAAAATCATCGCCTTGAAAATGGTGCACCTGACGCCCGAGCGCGCCCGCGAGTTTTACAAAGTCCATGAAGGTAAACCGTTCCTCGACGAACTCGTCGCCTTCATGTGCTCGTCGCCGATCGTCGCCGCTGCCCTCGAACGCGACAACGCCGTCGCGGCCTTCCGCGAATTGATCGGCGCCACCGATCCCGCGAAAGCTGCCTGCGGCACGATCCGGCAAAACTTCGCGATCGACGTCGGCAAGAACTCGGTGCACGGCTCCGACAGCCCGGAGAACGCTGAAATCGAAATCCACTTCCATTTCGGGAAAGTCTGA
- the sucD gene encoding succinate--CoA ligase subunit alpha yields the protein MGIFVDKRSKIIVQGITGRDGSFHARQMKEYGSNVVAGVTPGKGGTGFEGIPIFNTVAEAVAKTGANTSVIYVPAQFAVDAIYEAADAGIEVIVCISEGVPAVDMLKAYNYLKTKGTRLIGPNCPGIITPGVTKVGIMPGHIHRKGNVGLVSRSGTLTYEIVYNLTMRKIGQSSCIGIGGDPIIGTNFIDCLAAFQADPQTQAIVLVGEIGGTDEEEAAKFIKKYVTKPVVAFIAGLTAPADKRMGHAGAIISGGKGTAVEKIAAFQAVGVPVAKTPSQVAELIEKKLAGLSAKPKAAAKPAAKKAAPTSAAKKTAKPARKSAAKKAAVKKVKAAAPKVKLAKAAKSKNNKAKTKKR from the coding sequence ATGGGAATTTTTGTCGATAAACGCAGCAAGATCATCGTTCAGGGAATCACCGGCCGCGACGGCTCATTCCATGCGCGACAGATGAAAGAATACGGCTCCAACGTCGTCGCCGGCGTTACCCCCGGCAAGGGCGGCACCGGCTTCGAAGGCATCCCGATCTTCAATACGGTTGCCGAAGCCGTCGCCAAGACCGGCGCCAACACCTCCGTGATCTACGTCCCGGCGCAGTTCGCCGTCGACGCCATCTACGAGGCCGCCGACGCCGGCATCGAAGTGATCGTGTGCATCTCCGAAGGCGTCCCCGCCGTCGATATGCTCAAGGCCTACAACTACCTGAAGACCAAAGGTACCCGCCTGATCGGCCCGAACTGCCCCGGTATCATCACTCCCGGCGTCACCAAGGTCGGCATCATGCCGGGTCACATCCACCGCAAGGGCAACGTCGGTCTCGTCTCGCGCTCCGGCACCCTCACCTACGAAATCGTCTACAACCTGACCATGCGTAAAATCGGCCAGTCCAGTTGCATCGGCATCGGTGGTGACCCGATCATCGGCACCAACTTCATCGACTGCCTCGCCGCGTTCCAGGCCGATCCGCAAACGCAGGCGATTGTGCTCGTCGGCGAAATCGGCGGCACCGACGAAGAGGAAGCCGCCAAGTTCATCAAGAAGTACGTGACCAAGCCGGTCGTCGCTTTCATCGCCGGCCTCACCGCTCCCGCCGACAAACGCATGGGCCATGCCGGCGCCATCATCTCCGGTGGCAAGGGCACCGCGGTGGAGAAGATCGCCGCCTTCCAGGCGGTCGGTGTGCCGGTCGCCAAGACCCCATCACAGGTGGCCGAACTGATCGAGAAGAAACTGGCTGGGTTGTCGGCCAAGCCGAAAGCCGCCGCTAAACCCGCCGCCAAGAAAGCGGCGCCGACATCCGCGGCGAAGAAGACGGCCAAACCGGCCAGGAAATCCGCCGCCAAAAAGGCCGCCGTCAAGAAAGTCAAAGCGGCCGCGCCGAAAGTCAAATTGGCCAAAGCGGCGAAAAGTAAGAACAACAAGGCCAAGACGAAGAAGAGATAA
- a CDS encoding HD domain-containing protein, translating to MPELLLSAVNMAIGLPEALIADLTQQGSLFEVGGTVRDALLTGQPPSKDFDYLVTGIPYEQLCRLLKNHGRVDVVGKSFGVIKFLPHDSPPHTSAPFDFALPRREYSTGVGHRDFAVEFDHALPVEADLVRRDFTINAIAREVTTGKFVDPLDGRGDLQRKLIRHTSPESFKEDPLRMLRAVQFAARFEFAIEPETFQSMCDQAHLITTITPERIAEELNKLLLKARKPSIGFLLMQKSGLLKLILPELEAAVGVTQPGPYHKWPVFEHTLAVVDAAPLDLQLRMAALLHDLGKPATKRLTDSGSSFYGHDALGTRLAHSILERLRYSNDLIDSVCRLVERHMFTTDVTDKGLRRLIRKAGLDLIFPLLELRRADTIGQGMGQTNDDVDELERRIRAELDKKPPFGLADLALDGNDIMREFNLQPGPAVGKILNHLLEYVLDYPEHNDYQTLLIEAKRYYASQSDNG from the coding sequence ATGCCGGAACTGTTATTGAGCGCGGTTAACATGGCGATCGGATTGCCGGAAGCCTTGATCGCAGATCTTACCCAGCAGGGAAGTCTCTTCGAAGTCGGCGGCACTGTGCGCGATGCTCTCCTCACCGGTCAACCTCCCTCCAAGGACTTCGACTATCTGGTCACCGGTATCCCCTACGAGCAACTCTGCCGCCTCCTCAAAAATCACGGCCGCGTCGACGTAGTGGGGAAGTCCTTTGGCGTCATCAAATTCCTGCCTCACGATTCGCCGCCGCACACTTCCGCGCCCTTCGACTTCGCCCTGCCGCGTCGCGAATATTCGACCGGCGTCGGTCATCGCGACTTCGCCGTCGAATTCGATCACGCGCTGCCCGTCGAAGCTGATCTCGTGCGCCGCGATTTCACCATCAACGCCATCGCGCGCGAAGTCACCACCGGGAAATTCGTCGATCCCCTGGACGGTCGCGGCGACCTCCAGCGCAAACTGATCCGCCACACCTCGCCCGAGTCCTTCAAGGAGGACCCGCTGCGCATGCTGCGCGCCGTCCAGTTCGCCGCGCGTTTCGAATTTGCCATCGAGCCGGAAACCTTTCAATCCATGTGCGACCAAGCGCACCTGATCACGACGATCACCCCTGAGCGCATCGCCGAAGAGCTCAACAAGCTGCTGCTCAAGGCGCGCAAACCCTCCATCGGCTTTCTGCTCATGCAAAAATCGGGATTACTTAAACTGATCCTGCCTGAATTGGAGGCCGCCGTCGGCGTTACCCAGCCCGGTCCCTATCACAAGTGGCCGGTCTTCGAACACACTCTCGCGGTAGTCGATGCCGCGCCGCTCGACCTGCAACTCCGCATGGCCGCGCTCTTGCACGACCTCGGCAAACCCGCTACCAAACGCCTGACCGACAGCGGCTCAAGCTTCTACGGCCATGACGCTCTCGGCACGCGCCTCGCGCACAGCATCCTCGAACGCCTGCGCTACTCCAACGATCTCATCGACAGCGTCTGTCGCCTCGTGGAACGCCATATGTTCACCACCGACGTCACCGACAAAGGCCTGCGGCGGCTGATTCGCAAGGCTGGTCTCGATTTGATCTTCCCGCTGCTGGAACTGCGCCGCGCCGATACCATCGGTCAGGGCATGGGGCAAACCAACGACGACGTCGACGAACTCGAACGCCGCATCCGCGCCGAACTCGACAAAAAGCCGCCCTTCGGTCTCGCCGATCTGGCTCTTGACGGCAACGACATCATGCGCGAATTCAACCTGCAACCCGGGCCCGCGGTGGGGAAGATTCTCAACCACCTGCTCGAGTACGTTCTCGACTACCCCGAACACAACGACTACCAGACTTTACTGATAGAAGCAAAACGCTATTACGCATCTCAGTCGGACAACGGCTGA
- the sucC gene encoding ADP-forming succinate--CoA ligase subunit beta, with protein MKIHEYQAKEIFAKFGIPVPKGRVATTPEEARAIAQEYGRPVMVKSQVHVGGRGKAGGIKFSKDADEAFANAQAILGMNIKGLTVRKVLVTEASDIAHEAYCGIIVDRAAKKAVIMVSAEGGIDIEEVAAKTPEKIHKLHVDPLLGIQYFQARELAFKLYSDFHTANQAARIIMKLYDCFIQSDCTLAEINPLVTTPAGEVVALDAKINLDDNALYRHKDFEGLRDVAPNEASENEAREMGLSFVGLSGNIGCVVNGAGLAMATMDLVKHYGGEPANFLDIGGSSNPDKVVTAMRIILRDPNVKAILFNIFGGITRCDDVANGIVKAVSEFKPRVPIVVRLTGTNEDIARKILADSKMISADTMDGVVQKAIELAHVA; from the coding sequence ATGAAAATACACGAATATCAAGCCAAAGAAATCTTTGCGAAATTCGGCATCCCGGTTCCCAAGGGACGGGTCGCCACGACGCCCGAAGAGGCGCGCGCGATCGCCCAGGAATACGGGCGGCCGGTTATGGTCAAGTCACAGGTGCACGTCGGCGGCCGCGGCAAAGCCGGCGGTATTAAGTTCAGCAAGGATGCCGACGAGGCCTTCGCCAACGCTCAGGCCATCCTCGGCATGAACATCAAAGGCCTCACCGTGCGCAAAGTGCTCGTCACCGAAGCCAGCGATATCGCCCATGAAGCCTACTGCGGCATTATCGTCGATCGCGCCGCCAAGAAGGCCGTCATCATGGTCTCCGCGGAAGGCGGCATCGACATCGAAGAGGTCGCCGCCAAGACCCCCGAAAAAATCCACAAACTGCACGTCGATCCGCTGCTCGGCATCCAGTACTTCCAGGCGCGCGAATTGGCCTTCAAACTCTATTCCGATTTCCACACCGCCAACCAGGCCGCGCGAATCATCATGAAGCTGTATGACTGTTTTATCCAGAGCGACTGCACCCTCGCCGAAATCAATCCGCTGGTGACCACACCCGCCGGGGAAGTTGTTGCGCTCGATGCCAAGATCAACCTCGATGACAACGCCCTGTATCGTCACAAGGACTTCGAAGGTCTCCGCGATGTCGCCCCCAATGAAGCTTCCGAAAACGAAGCCCGCGAAATGGGGCTTTCCTTCGTCGGCCTCAGCGGCAATATCGGCTGCGTCGTCAATGGCGCCGGCCTCGCCATGGCGACCATGGATCTCGTCAAGCACTACGGCGGCGAACCGGCCAACTTCCTCGATATCGGCGGTTCCTCCAACCCCGACAAGGTCGTGACCGCGATGCGCATCATCCTTCGCGACCCCAACGTCAAGGCGATCCTTTTCAACATCTTCGGCGGCATCACCCGCTGCGACGACGTCGCCAACGGCATCGTCAAAGCCGTCTCTGAATTCAAGCCGCGCGTGCCGATCGTGGTGCGTCTCACCGGCACCAACGAAGATATCGCCCGCAAAATCCTCGCGGACTCGAAGATGATCTCCGCGGATACAATGGACGGCGTCGTCCAAAAAGCCATCGAACTGGCGCACGTCGCCTAA
- a CDS encoding 2-oxoacid:acceptor oxidoreductase family protein: MPTKSKAKAPREQAEPTLNLDRYEIRLSGSGGQGLVLAGVILAEAVSTLDGKNVVQTQSYGPEARGGASRTDLVISAGEIYYPKPMALDLLLAMTQESCDLYHNYIKDNGVMIVDNHLVSQTPFARTIGIPFSQLARHEIGVPMVANVISLGAICAVTGIVSVESLTQIVKKRAPRGTEEKNLAALELGLKVGKEAKKGL, encoded by the coding sequence ATGCCGACCAAATCGAAAGCCAAAGCCCCGCGCGAACAGGCCGAACCGACTCTGAACCTCGATCGCTACGAAATCCGCCTCTCCGGTTCCGGCGGTCAGGGGCTGGTCCTCGCCGGAGTGATTCTGGCCGAAGCCGTCTCCACGCTCGACGGCAAGAACGTCGTGCAGACGCAAAGCTACGGGCCGGAAGCCCGCGGCGGCGCCTCCCGCACCGATCTCGTCATCTCCGCCGGGGAAATCTACTACCCCAAACCGATGGCGCTGGACCTCCTGCTGGCGATGACTCAGGAATCGTGCGACCTCTACCACAACTACATCAAAGACAACGGCGTCATGATCGTCGACAACCATCTGGTCTCGCAGACCCCGTTTGCGCGCACGATCGGGATTCCGTTTAGCCAGCTTGCGCGCCACGAAATCGGCGTGCCGATGGTCGCCAACGTCATCTCCCTCGGTGCCATCTGCGCCGTCACCGGTATCGTCAGTGTCGAGTCGCTGACCCAGATTGTCAAGAAACGCGCCCCGCGCGGTACCGAAGAGAAAAACCTGGCCGCCCTCGAACTCGGCCTCAAAGTTGGAAAAGAAGCGAAGAAGGGTTTATAA
- a CDS encoding 2-oxoacid:ferredoxin oxidoreductase subunit beta, which yields MLQKSDVVHQYLRPKKAFPNVWCPGCGIGIVMGCLVRAIDTLQLNRDDVCLVSGIGCSSRMPAYLDFNTLHTTHGRALAFATGVKLAKPHMKVIVITGDGDALAIGGNHFIHSARRNIDITTIVINNMIYGMTGGQFSPTTPADSYATTSPYGNKENNFDIPKLAMGAGATYVARGTVYHVNQLDELIEQAIAKRGFSVVEAFSNCHTYYGRLNRAGDAVKMIEDMKKNVIPLKAAAKLPPEKLEGKMLTGVFLDLEKPEYCDRYQELIDSLKGK from the coding sequence ATGTTACAGAAATCTGATGTCGTTCATCAATACTTGCGGCCGAAAAAGGCCTTCCCCAACGTCTGGTGCCCCGGCTGCGGCATCGGCATCGTCATGGGCTGCCTCGTCCGCGCGATCGATACACTGCAGTTGAATCGTGATGATGTCTGCCTGGTGTCGGGCATCGGCTGCTCGTCGCGCATGCCTGCCTATCTCGATTTCAATACGCTGCACACCACGCACGGCCGCGCCCTCGCCTTTGCGACCGGTGTCAAATTGGCCAAACCGCACATGAAGGTGATCGTTATTACCGGCGACGGCGACGCCCTCGCTATTGGTGGCAATCACTTCATTCATTCGGCCCGCCGCAACATCGACATCACCACGATCGTCATCAACAACATGATCTACGGCATGACCGGCGGCCAATTCTCGCCGACCACGCCCGCCGATTCCTATGCCACGACCTCGCCCTATGGCAACAAAGAGAACAACTTCGATATCCCCAAGCTGGCCATGGGCGCCGGCGCAACCTACGTCGCTCGCGGCACCGTCTACCATGTCAACCAGCTCGACGAACTCATCGAGCAGGCCATCGCCAAGCGCGGCTTCTCGGTCGTCGAAGCTTTCTCCAATTGCCACACCTACTACGGCCGTCTCAACCGTGCCGGCGACGCGGTCAAGATGATCGAGGACATGAAGAAGAATGTTATTCCCCTCAAGGCTGCGGCCAAATTGCCGCCGGAGAAACTTGAAGGCAAGATGCTGACCGGAGTCTTTCTGGACCTGGAAAAACCGGAATACTGCGATCGTTACCAGGAACTCATCGACAGCCTGAAAGGGAAATAG
- a CDS encoding 4Fe-4S binding protein, which yields MADMSGGTGPTATESTSPDGRMPLTIYMHWCKACGICISFCPHQVFTTDRDGKPIITYPDKCTQCAICWLHCPDLAIVSNVK from the coding sequence ATGGCTGACATGAGCGGCGGCACCGGTCCCACCGCGACCGAATCGACATCCCCGGACGGTCGGATGCCGCTTACCATTTACATGCACTGGTGCAAGGCCTGCGGCATTTGCATCAGCTTCTGTCCGCACCAGGTATTTACCACCGACCGCGACGGCAAACCGATCATCACCTATCCGGACAAATGCACCCAGTGCGCCATTTGCTGGCTGCATTGTCCCGATCTGGCGATTGTATCGAATGTGAAGTAG
- a CDS encoding DUF2088 domain-containing protein, translated as MNLTAWYNGHNIDITIPDGTAVDLFDLPGRRLKELPANHWLNRGPVPDDLDDFLERAQELLVVVNDAFRPTPTARILAALQDALRPRRTRFLISTGLHPAATPAELRQIFGSFWPSIADGVESHNACAAETLVDFQTGDACCRLNHRLRECDAILTIGSVEPHYFAGFTGGRKIILPGCASFADIEQNHAAAVSVESRPLRRQGNPVWEDIHHRTHVLDHVPRASIQVVCDHHGHIFFAAAGDADQSYDHACAFVTENFAHGVSDPYDVVISVVYPPLDRNLYQLQKSYENVATAVRDGGAILLLSGCPDGVGDDRFLKLAEQIAGDETPPAATGERALMGIHKVRRTIRLAKRVDLVLCSGLEPGLLRALPIAARSDVHRTITELINKYGKHCRIAVVLDAASQVLYRRAA; from the coding sequence ATGAATCTGACCGCGTGGTATAACGGGCACAATATCGATATAACCATCCCCGATGGCACCGCCGTCGATCTCTTCGATCTGCCCGGCCGCCGCCTGAAGGAGCTTCCGGCCAATCACTGGCTCAACCGCGGCCCGGTTCCCGATGACCTCGACGACTTCCTCGAGCGCGCACAGGAATTGCTCGTTGTGGTCAACGACGCGTTCCGCCCCACACCCACCGCGCGAATCCTGGCGGCCCTCCAGGACGCCCTCCGTCCCCGGCGGACACGCTTCCTGATCTCGACCGGCTTGCATCCGGCCGCGACCCCCGCCGAGTTGCGTCAGATCTTTGGCAGCTTCTGGCCTTCGATCGCCGACGGCGTCGAATCCCACAATGCCTGCGCCGCTGAGACTCTCGTCGATTTCCAGACCGGCGATGCCTGCTGCCGCCTGAATCACCGCCTGCGCGAGTGCGATGCCATCCTCACTATCGGCTCGGTCGAACCGCATTACTTCGCCGGCTTTACCGGCGGTCGCAAGATTATCCTGCCCGGCTGTGCTTCCTTTGCCGATATCGAGCAAAACCACGCCGCCGCCGTCTCGGTCGAGAGTCGTCCCCTGCGTCGCCAGGGAAATCCAGTCTGGGAAGACATTCATCACCGCACCCATGTGCTCGATCACGTTCCGCGCGCCTCAATTCAGGTTGTCTGCGATCACCATGGGCACATCTTCTTCGCCGCTGCCGGCGACGCCGATCAATCCTACGATCACGCTTGCGCCTTCGTGACCGAGAACTTCGCTCACGGAGTCTCAGACCCGTACGACGTCGTAATCTCTGTCGTCTATCCGCCCCTTGATCGCAATCTCTACCAGTTGCAGAAATCCTACGAGAATGTCGCCACCGCGGTCCGCGACGGCGGCGCCATCCTGCTACTCTCCGGTTGTCCCGACGGCGTCGGCGACGACCGCTTCCTCAAACTCGCCGAGCAGATCGCGGGCGACGAGACGCCCCCGGCCGCTACCGGCGAGCGGGCCTTGATGGGAATTCACAAAGTCCGGCGCACAATCCGGCTTGCCAAACGCGTCGATCTTGTGCTATGCTCAGGTCTGGAACCGGGGCTGCTGCGGGCGCTGCCAATCGCGGCGCGCAGCGATGTCCATAGGACAATAACTGAGTTGATTAACAAATATGGGAAACATTGTCGGATCGCCGTCGTGCTTGACGCCGCCTCGCAGGTCTTATACCGCCGGGCGGCATGA